One window from the genome of Candidatus Zixiibacteriota bacterium encodes:
- the mltG gene encoding endolytic transglycosylase MltG, whose product MDIRAWEYVAYFFVTTFLLLVGLFLLVLGILNAVIRRTAHSGRTGRTYIVLGLALVGLVAGYLYYAYVREVDLGEREVTIVVKTGDRFAHLAARLQIEGVVTSRWLLEYAARWTDVDKRLQPGAYRFAGRNSCRSVLEKIRLAEGVQAKVTIYEGAAIWKVASVLAQALQLDSAELIALNSDRPFLDSLEVPCLEGYLFPETYVLPQGMDARSAAREMVAMFNHQTDSLWSQLRSDGLTRDQIVILASIVQAETKLPQEAGKVASVYQNRLRRGMLLDADPTVIYGLGGLDRALAREDLDSLTPYNTYRVAGLPPTPINSPGLPAIRASMAPDSTGFLYFVADGQGGHHFSYTNDEHNTMRKRVKMAARRR is encoded by the coding sequence ATGGACATCAGAGCCTGGGAGTACGTGGCCTATTTCTTCGTTACCACGTTTCTGCTCCTGGTCGGACTGTTTCTCCTGGTACTGGGTATTCTCAACGCCGTCATCAGGCGCACCGCCCACAGTGGCCGAACCGGACGAACCTACATCGTTCTCGGTCTGGCGCTGGTCGGCCTGGTGGCTGGGTACCTGTATTACGCCTATGTAAGAGAAGTTGACCTTGGTGAGCGAGAAGTTACTATCGTCGTGAAAACCGGCGACCGGTTCGCTCACCTGGCGGCAAGACTTCAAATCGAAGGAGTGGTCACCTCACGCTGGCTGCTGGAGTACGCGGCACGCTGGACCGATGTTGACAAGCGTCTCCAGCCGGGTGCCTACCGATTCGCCGGTCGCAACTCCTGCCGATCAGTTCTGGAAAAGATCCGTCTGGCCGAAGGAGTGCAGGCAAAAGTGACAATCTACGAAGGAGCCGCGATTTGGAAGGTAGCCTCGGTCCTGGCTCAGGCACTTCAACTGGACTCTGCGGAATTGATCGCGCTCAATTCCGATCGACCATTCCTCGATTCCCTGGAAGTGCCGTGTCTCGAGGGATACCTGTTCCCCGAAACGTATGTCCTTCCCCAGGGAATGGATGCACGCTCTGCTGCAAGGGAAATGGTGGCAATGTTCAACCATCAAACCGATTCACTATGGTCACAATTGCGATCAGACGGCCTGACGCGGGACCAAATCGTTATCCTTGCCTCTATCGTTCAAGCAGAGACAAAGCTGCCCCAAGAGGCGGGCAAGGTAGCGTCGGTGTACCAGAACCGGCTCCGACGAGGGATGCTACTTGACGCGGACCCGACTGTCATATACGGACTTGGTGGCTTGGATCGGGCCCTTGCCCGAGAAGATCTCGACAGCCTGACACCCTACAATACGTATCGGGTGGCGGGTCTTCCGCCGACCCCGATTAACTCGCCGGGCCTGCCGGCCATCCGGGCATCGATGGCACCTGACAGCACAGGCTTTCTGTATTTCGTGGCTGATGGGCAGGGAGGACACCACTTCTCGTATACGAACGACGAGCACAACACGATGCGGAAACGAGTCAAGATGGCGGCGCGACGTCGCTGA